Genomic DNA from Klebsiella variicola:
ATACCCGGCAGCTGGGCGGCCAGCGCCTTTTTGATCAGCGGCGAGCGGGCGCTGCCGCCGGTAAGATAGATCACGTCCGGGGTGGTCTGGCTGCTGTCGAGCGCGAGCTGCACCTGTTCCATAATGCGGGTCAACGGTTGATCCAGCGCCGCTTCCAGACCCTGCTGGGCGATGGCGGTGGCCAGCTCGTCCTGAATAAACGGCAGCGCGGTTTCGACGCTGGCGGCGCTGGAGAGGGCGATTTTGCTCTCTTCGGCGCTGCGCACCAGACGATAGCTGAGACGCTGGCGCCAGACCTTCAGCAGCAGAGCCACCTTGTCGGCATCCCGGGCGCTGCGCAGCAGATCGTTAAGCAGACGGCCGTTGGCGGTGCTGTAGAAATCGCTCTGCGCCGGCACGTCGTTGATGGCCACCGCGTTCCACCACGGGAGGATCGGCAGCGCAGTGCCTTTCTCCGTTTCGCCGCCCATACCGAGGAGGGGCATCAGGCATTTGAAGGCCAGGGCAATGTCGAGGTCGTTGCCGCCGATGCGGCAGCCGCTGTGGCCGAGCAGGCTCTGCTGGCGGTCGGCGCGCTCCCGCCACTGCGGGCCCATCAATAGCAAGGAACAGTCGGTGGTCCCACCGCCGATATCGACGACCAGTACCCGCTTTTCTTCATTGAGGGTGGCTTCGAAATCGAGCCCGGCGGCAACCGGTTCAAACTGGAAGACCACATCGCGGAAACCGGCGCGGAGAGCCGCCCGCTCAAGGATCCCCTGCGCCTGGGCGTTCGCGTCGTCGCCGCCGAGGCCCTGGAAGTTAATCGGTCGGCCAAT
This window encodes:
- the yegD gene encoding molecular chaperone encodes the protein MFIGFDYGTANCSVAVMRENTPQLLTLENGSALLPSMLCAPTREAVSEWLYRHHDVPTHSDENQALLRRAIAANRDEDIEVLRNSVQFGLASLHQYVEDPEEVYFVKSPKSFLGASGLKPQQVALFEDLVCAMMLHIKLQAESQLPEQIDQAVIGRPINFQGLGGDDANAQAQGILERAALRAGFRDVVFQFEPVAAGLDFEATLNEEKRVLVVDIGGGTTDCSLLLMGPQWRERADRQQSLLGHSGCRIGGNDLDIALAFKCLMPLLGMGGETEKGTALPILPWWNAVAINDVPAQSDFYSTANGRLLNDLLRSARDADKVALLLKVWRQRLSYRLVRSAEESKIALSSAASVETALPFIQDELATAIAQQGLEAALDQPLTRIMEQVQLALDSSQTTPDVIYLTGGSARSPLIKKALAAQLPGIPLAGGDDFGSVTAGLARWAQVVFR